In Candidatus Polarisedimenticolaceae bacterium, a genomic segment contains:
- a CDS encoding aminodeoxychorismate/anthranilate synthase component II, with amino-acid sequence MRAHVLIVDNYDSFTWNLAQAFLGLGASVDVRRNDAIGAAEAVDLGPSHLVVSPGPGRPESAGATLAILEALVPRVPTLGVCLGHQALALLFGGRVVHAPEVVHGQASPVYHDGRTLYEGLANPFAGGRYHSLAVSEEGLPSELAVSAYTSAGEVMGLRHASLPVEGVQFHPESVLTPEGATLLANFLDLGRA; translated from the coding sequence ATGCGCGCCCACGTTCTGATCGTCGACAACTACGACTCGTTCACGTGGAACCTTGCGCAGGCGTTTCTCGGTCTCGGCGCCTCGGTCGACGTTCGTCGCAACGACGCGATCGGTGCCGCGGAAGCGGTCGATCTCGGTCCTTCGCACCTCGTCGTCTCGCCCGGCCCGGGGCGGCCGGAGTCGGCGGGTGCCACGCTCGCGATCCTCGAGGCGCTCGTTCCTCGCGTACCGACGCTCGGCGTCTGCCTCGGGCATCAGGCGCTGGCGCTCCTGTTCGGCGGACGCGTCGTCCATGCCCCCGAGGTGGTCCACGGACAGGCGTCGCCGGTCTACCACGACGGCCGCACCCTCTACGAAGGGCTCGCGAACCCGTTCGCGGGAGGGCGCTATCACTCCCTCGCCGTCTCCGAGGAAGGCCTGCCCTCCGAGCTCGCCGTGAGCGCGTACACCTCGGCGGGGGAGGTCATGGGCCTCCGCCATGCGAGCCTTCCGGTGGAGGGGGTTCAGTTCCACCCCGAGAGCGTGCTGACGCCCGAAGGGGCGACCTTGCTCGCGAACTTCCTCGACCTGGGCCGCGCATGA